The following are encoded together in the Bacillus sp. NP157 genome:
- a CDS encoding formate dehydrogenase subunit gamma: MTRPARAFTRYTLVNRINHWINAGLFIALLLSGLSMFHPLLFWLSGLFGGGQWARAAHPWFGVCLVVSWIGMIIQFWRDNLPNRDDVAWSKAIVHVAINDDENVPPIGRNNSGQKLVFWSMTFLIPVLFFTGMLVWEVYFGAATSIEVQRVAILVHSLCAFAAILVFVVHVYAAIWIRDSVRSMTQGYVTPGWAWHHHRKWFYQLVRTQRIKTEPRKNP; this comes from the coding sequence ATGACCCGCCCCGCCCGTGCCTTCACGCGCTATACCCTGGTCAACCGGATCAACCACTGGATCAACGCGGGGCTATTCATCGCCCTGCTGCTGTCCGGCCTGTCGATGTTCCATCCCCTGCTGTTCTGGCTTTCCGGCCTGTTCGGCGGGGGCCAGTGGGCGCGCGCCGCGCATCCCTGGTTTGGCGTGTGCCTGGTCGTCAGCTGGATCGGCATGATCATCCAGTTCTGGCGGGACAACCTGCCCAACCGCGACGACGTCGCCTGGTCGAAGGCGATCGTCCACGTCGCCATCAACGACGACGAGAACGTGCCACCGATCGGCCGCAACAACAGCGGCCAGAAGCTGGTGTTCTGGTCGATGACCTTCCTGATCCCCGTGCTGTTCTTCACCGGCATGCTGGTGTGGGAGGTGTATTTCGGCGCCGCCACGTCGATCGAGGTACAGCGCGTCGCCATCCTCGTGCACAGCCTCTGCGCCTTCGCCGCCATCCTGGTCTTCGTGGTACATGTCTACGCGGCGATCTGGATCCGAGACTCCGTGCGTAGCATGACCCAGGGCTACGTGACGCCCGGTTGGGCCTGGCATCACCATCGCAAATGGTTCTACCAGCTGGTACGCACGCAACGGATCAAGACCGAGCCCAGGAAAAACCCGTGA
- a CDS encoding molybdopterin-dependent oxidoreductase: MALTRREFIKLTGMGLAASSLGMIGFGASGVAQAAAVRPFKLTHATETRNTCTYCSVACGILIYSMGDKAKNARSDITHIEGDPDHPVNRGTLCPKGSALLDIVHAPTRLKAPRYREPGGTEFREVSWDFALDRIARLMKDDRDKHFMTTNADGATVNRWTSMGMLAASASSNETAYLTWKVARALGMVVFDNQARV, from the coding sequence ATGGCACTCACCCGCCGCGAGTTCATCAAGTTAACGGGCATGGGGCTCGCCGCGTCGAGCCTCGGCATGATTGGATTCGGCGCATCCGGCGTGGCGCAAGCCGCCGCCGTGCGACCGTTCAAGCTCACCCATGCGACCGAGACCCGCAACACGTGCACCTATTGCTCGGTGGCGTGCGGGATCCTCATCTACAGCATGGGCGACAAGGCCAAGAATGCCCGTTCGGACATCACCCATATCGAAGGCGACCCGGACCACCCGGTGAACCGCGGCACGCTCTGCCCGAAGGGCTCGGCACTGCTGGATATCGTCCACGCGCCCACCCGCCTGAAAGCGCCGCGCTACCGCGAACCCGGCGGCACGGAGTTCAGGGAGGTCAGCTGGGACTTCGCGCTCGACCGCATCGCGCGGTTGATGAAGGACGACCGCGACAAGCACTTCATGACCACCAACGCCGATGGCGCCACGGTCAACCGCTGGACCAGCATGGGCATGCTGGCGGCGTCGGCGTCGTCCAACGAAACGGCCTACCTCACCTGGAAGGTCGCCCGAGCCCTCGGCATGGTGGTGTTCGACAACCAGGCGCGCGTCTGA
- the selA gene encoding L-seryl-tRNA(Sec) selenium transferase — MAMAETEASSLRQLPAVGTVLATADAMALVERHGRVATTDAIRAASEAARSALRAGIGSAPDAAAIARDAARLLDARQPGLRPVFNLTGTVLHTNLGRAVFADAAVAAASDAMRHPVALEFDLDEGGRGERDSHVRGLLRELTGAEDATVVNNNAAAVLLCLNTFALGREAIISRGEQIEIGGAFRMPDIMLRAGARMREVGTTNRTHAADYRQALTARTGLVLKVHTSNYRVEGFTAGVEARELAALATAHGVPLLHDLGSGSLVDLSRFGLAREATVRDAVAGGARLVTFSGDKLLGGPQAGFIVGSRSLIDELNRNPLKRALRVDKVRLAGIEATLQLYRDPDRLVEALPTLRYLARPAGDIHAQAERLRSSVSARLGEAFGVAVGACRSQVGSGALPMDTLESAALRIVSHGSQRALDELAGALRAVPRPVIGRITDGALQLDLRCLDEHDEAAFLATLDALRA; from the coding sequence ATGGCCATGGCGGAAACCGAAGCAAGCTCCCTGCGCCAGCTACCGGCGGTCGGCACCGTGCTCGCCACCGCCGATGCGATGGCGCTGGTCGAACGCCATGGGCGGGTGGCCACCACCGATGCCATCCGCGCCGCGTCCGAAGCCGCCCGCAGCGCCCTGCGCGCCGGTATCGGCAGCGCTCCCGATGCCGCCGCCATCGCACGCGACGCCGCGCGCCTGCTCGATGCGCGCCAGCCGGGCCTGCGCCCGGTCTTCAACCTGACCGGCACCGTCCTGCACACCAACCTTGGCCGCGCCGTGTTCGCCGACGCGGCGGTCGCGGCGGCGAGCGATGCCATGCGCCACCCGGTGGCGCTGGAATTCGACCTCGACGAGGGCGGACGTGGCGAGCGCGACAGCCATGTGCGTGGGCTGCTGCGCGAACTCACGGGCGCGGAGGACGCGACCGTGGTGAACAACAACGCCGCGGCCGTATTGCTTTGCCTCAACACCTTCGCGCTGGGCCGCGAGGCGATCATCTCACGCGGCGAGCAGATCGAAATCGGCGGCGCGTTCCGCATGCCCGACATCATGCTGCGGGCCGGCGCGCGGATGCGCGAAGTGGGCACGACCAACCGCACGCACGCGGCGGACTACCGGCAAGCCTTGACCGCCCGCACCGGGCTCGTGCTCAAGGTGCACACGTCGAACTACCGCGTCGAGGGCTTCACCGCCGGGGTCGAGGCCCGTGAGCTTGCGGCCCTCGCGACGGCCCACGGCGTGCCGCTGCTGCACGACCTGGGTTCGGGCAGCCTGGTCGACCTGTCGCGATTCGGCCTGGCCCGCGAAGCCACCGTACGCGACGCCGTGGCCGGTGGCGCGCGGCTGGTCACGTTCTCCGGCGACAAGCTATTGGGCGGCCCCCAGGCCGGCTTCATCGTCGGCAGCCGGTCGCTCATCGACGAACTCAACCGCAATCCGCTGAAGCGGGCACTGCGCGTGGACAAGGTCCGTCTCGCCGGCATCGAAGCTACCTTGCAGCTGTACCGCGACCCGGACCGGCTCGTCGAGGCGTTACCTACCTTGCGCTACCTCGCCCGCCCGGCAGGCGACATCCACGCGCAAGCCGAGCGCCTGCGTTCGAGCGTATCGGCACGGCTGGGCGAAGCCTTCGGCGTGGCGGTCGGCGCCTGCCGCAGCCAGGTCGGCTCGGGCGCCCTGCCGATGGATACGCTGGAAAGCGCCGCGCTGCGCATCGTGTCGCACGGTAGCCAGCGGGCGCTCGATGAACTGGCCGGCGCGCTGCGCGCCGTGCCCCGCCCGGTCATTGGCCGGATCACCGACGGCGCCCTGCAGCTCGACCTGCGCTGCCTCGACGAACACGACGAAGCAGCCTTCCTCGCCACGCTGGATGCCCTTCGCGCATGA
- the fdnG gene encoding formate dehydrogenase-N subunit alpha — protein MASLAPSFGRGAMTNTWQDIKNANIVIVMGGNAAEAHPCGFKWVIEAKIENGAKLIVVDPRFTRTASVADYYAPIRPGTDIAFLSGLMHYLLTNDKIQHRYVKAYTNASLIVKDGFAFSDGLFTGYNDQTHVYDKSSWDYELDDKGFARADDSWQDPRCVINLLRQHVSRYTPEMVSRICGTPQDKFEHICEMIASTAAPDRAMTSLFALGWTQHTVGAQNIRAMAMVQLLLGNIGVAGGGMNALRGHSNIQGLTDIGLLSNQMPGYLTLPNDKETSFDEYMKSKLFKPLREGQTSYYQNTRKFVVSFLKAIYGDHATQENNWGYDLLPKLDIPLYDIIKAFEMMDKGQLTGYICQGFNPLQAFPDRGKIRRSLGKLKFLVTMDPLDTETSRFWQDFGPQNPNKPHEVQTEVFQLPVSCFAEENGSLVNSSRWLQWHWKAADPPGIARSDIWIMTGLFQRLRALYAKEGGAFPDALMNMTWKYTDPWEPDPEELSKEMNGRVLTDITDPASNVTTKAGTLLDGFGQLRDDGSTASGCWIFAGSFTEKGNQMARRDATDPREQGIAPNWAWAWPANRRILYNRASADPDGKAWNPKKPIVEWNGTKWTGIDVPDYVATQPPSANDGPFIMNVEGVGRLFARNLMAEGPFPEHYEPMESPVDNVLHPSVRANPVARVFDDDRAMFGDRKDFPFVATTYRLTEHFHYWTKHALINAILQPEEFVEIGEVLAKEKGIAQGGWVKVSSKRGDVVCKAYVTKRIKPLIVDGKATHVIGVPLHWGFTGQARKGYGANTLTPSVGDANTQTPEFKAFLVNVVATSAPVA, from the coding sequence GTGGCCAGTCTGGCCCCATCATTCGGTCGCGGTGCGATGACCAACACCTGGCAGGACATCAAGAACGCCAACATCGTCATCGTCATGGGTGGCAACGCCGCCGAGGCGCACCCGTGCGGCTTCAAGTGGGTGATTGAAGCGAAGATCGAGAACGGTGCGAAGCTCATCGTGGTCGATCCGCGTTTCACGCGCACCGCCTCGGTCGCGGATTACTACGCGCCGATCCGTCCCGGCACCGACATCGCCTTCCTCAGCGGGCTGATGCATTACCTGCTGACCAACGACAAGATCCAGCACCGCTACGTCAAGGCCTACACCAACGCGAGCCTGATCGTGAAAGATGGCTTCGCCTTCAGCGATGGCCTGTTCACCGGCTATAACGACCAGACGCACGTGTACGACAAGTCGTCGTGGGACTACGAACTGGACGACAAGGGTTTCGCCAGGGCGGACGATAGCTGGCAGGACCCGCGGTGCGTCATCAACCTGCTCAGGCAGCACGTGTCCCGCTACACGCCGGAGATGGTCTCGCGGATCTGCGGCACGCCACAGGACAAGTTCGAACACATCTGCGAAATGATCGCCAGCACCGCGGCGCCCGATCGCGCGATGACCAGCCTGTTCGCGCTGGGCTGGACGCAACATACCGTGGGCGCGCAGAACATCCGTGCCATGGCGATGGTGCAGCTGCTGCTCGGCAACATCGGCGTCGCCGGCGGCGGCATGAACGCGCTGCGTGGGCATTCCAACATCCAGGGACTGACCGACATCGGCCTGCTCTCCAACCAGATGCCGGGCTACCTCACGCTGCCGAACGACAAGGAAACCAGCTTCGACGAATACATGAAGTCCAAGCTGTTCAAGCCGCTGCGCGAGGGCCAGACCAGCTATTACCAGAACACCCGCAAGTTCGTCGTCAGCTTCCTCAAGGCGATCTACGGCGACCACGCCACGCAGGAGAACAACTGGGGCTACGACCTGCTGCCCAAGCTGGATATCCCGCTCTACGACATCATCAAGGCCTTCGAGATGATGGATAAGGGCCAGCTCACCGGCTACATCTGCCAGGGTTTCAACCCGCTGCAGGCCTTCCCCGATCGCGGCAAGATCCGGCGCAGCCTGGGCAAGCTCAAGTTCCTGGTGACCATGGATCCGCTGGACACGGAGACCTCGCGGTTCTGGCAGGACTTCGGCCCGCAGAACCCGAACAAGCCGCACGAGGTGCAGACGGAAGTCTTCCAGTTGCCGGTGTCCTGCTTCGCCGAGGAAAACGGCTCGCTGGTCAACTCCTCGCGCTGGCTGCAATGGCACTGGAAGGCGGCCGATCCGCCGGGTATCGCCCGCTCCGACATCTGGATCATGACCGGCCTGTTCCAGCGCCTGCGCGCGCTGTACGCGAAGGAAGGCGGTGCCTTCCCCGATGCGCTCATGAACATGACCTGGAAATACACCGATCCGTGGGAGCCCGACCCGGAAGAGTTGTCAAAGGAGATGAACGGGCGCGTGCTCACCGACATCACCGACCCGGCCAGCAACGTGACGACCAAGGCGGGGACGCTACTCGATGGTTTCGGCCAGTTGCGCGACGACGGCAGCACCGCGTCCGGTTGCTGGATCTTCGCCGGCAGCTTCACCGAGAAGGGCAACCAGATGGCCCGGCGCGACGCGACCGATCCGCGCGAGCAAGGCATCGCGCCGAACTGGGCGTGGGCGTGGCCGGCTAACCGGCGCATCCTCTACAACCGGGCCAGCGCGGATCCAGACGGCAAGGCGTGGAACCCGAAGAAGCCCATCGTCGAATGGAACGGGACGAAGTGGACCGGCATCGACGTACCGGATTACGTCGCCACCCAACCACCGTCCGCCAACGACGGCCCCTTCATCATGAACGTCGAAGGCGTCGGCCGCCTGTTCGCCCGCAACCTGATGGCCGAGGGGCCGTTCCCCGAGCATTACGAGCCGATGGAATCGCCCGTCGACAACGTGCTGCATCCATCCGTGCGGGCCAACCCGGTCGCGCGCGTGTTCGACGACGACCGCGCCATGTTCGGCGATCGCAAGGACTTCCCCTTCGTCGCCACCACCTACCGCCTCACCGAGCATTTCCACTACTGGACCAAGCACGCGTTGATCAACGCGATCCTGCAGCCGGAAGAATTCGTCGAGATCGGCGAGGTGCTGGCGAAGGAAAAGGGGATTGCCCAGGGGGGCTGGGTCAAGGTCTCGTCCAAGCGCGGCGACGTGGTGTGCAAGGCCTATGTCACCAAGCGGATCAAGCCACTGATCGTCGATGGCAAGGCCACGCATGTGATCGGCGTGCCCTTGCACTGGGGCTTCACCGGACAGGCCAGGAAGGGTTATGGCGCCAACACGCTCACCCCCTCGGTGGGCGATGCCAACACGCAGACGCCGGAATTCAAGGCGTTCCTCGTCAACGTCGTAGCAACCAGCGCACCCGTGGCCTGA
- the selB gene encoding selenocysteine-specific translation elongation factor — protein sequence MIIGTAGHIDHGKTALVRSLTGIQGDRLKEEQARGITIDLGFAYLPCDASTTLGFVDVPGHERFVRTMLAGASGIDHALLVVAADDGVMPQTREHLAILDLLGIRRGIVALSKADLVVAERLAEATAQIRNLLAGTLLEGSEIVPLSSITGQGVDTLRERLIDAARETRRTHAGSRFRLAVDRVFTLPGIGVVVTGTVLSGSIHLKDTVVVSPAGLSARVRSIHVQNRDTDAGHAGDRCALNLAGPGITKDAIQRGDMVVDAFLHAPAERIDARLRLLPGETKSIDAWFPARLHHAATEVGIRVVPLEGHVVAPGQAADVQLVLDRPIAAAVGDRFVLRDVSAQRTIGGGTFIDLRAPARQRRTPARAKERAAWAIDDPARSLAALLDAPPFTRDLAAFARDRNLANDVLDQAVQSVQPEVFVAAGERVALGRAHWQPWIAALHERLAGFHEAHPDRQGLPRETLRRSVLPRLPPPAFALALQHPDVAADVVRDGAFVRLASHAARASVEDEAAWAAIAPLLGGATRFRPPRVREIAALLRRPEAEVRQRMQSAARRGLADEVAHDHYFLRETMQEMIGIAVEIAATTADGRFTAAQFRDRLDNGRKVAIQVLECLDRHGVMLNRGTLRSIRREYVGLFDGRESFPVGRPDFKSG from the coding sequence ATGATCATCGGCACGGCCGGCCACATCGACCACGGCAAGACGGCGCTGGTGCGAAGCCTGACGGGCATCCAGGGCGACCGGCTCAAGGAAGAACAGGCCCGCGGCATCACCATCGACCTGGGCTTCGCCTATCTTCCATGCGACGCCTCGACGACGCTGGGCTTCGTCGACGTGCCCGGCCACGAACGCTTCGTCCGCACCATGCTCGCCGGTGCCAGCGGCATCGACCATGCGCTGCTCGTCGTCGCCGCGGACGACGGGGTGATGCCGCAGACCCGCGAACACCTGGCAATCCTCGACCTGCTCGGCATCCGTCGCGGCATCGTCGCACTGAGCAAGGCCGACCTGGTCGTCGCGGAACGGCTTGCCGAGGCGACCGCGCAAATCCGCAACCTCCTCGCGGGCACCTTGCTGGAGGGCAGCGAGATCGTGCCCCTGTCGTCGATCACCGGCCAGGGCGTGGACACGCTGCGCGAGCGGCTCATCGACGCCGCACGCGAGACCCGGCGTACGCATGCGGGGTCGCGCTTCCGACTCGCGGTCGATCGTGTCTTCACCCTGCCTGGCATCGGCGTGGTGGTGACCGGCACGGTGCTGTCCGGCAGCATCCACCTGAAGGACACGGTGGTCGTCAGCCCCGCGGGACTCAGCGCCCGCGTCCGTTCGATCCATGTGCAGAACCGTGACACCGACGCCGGCCACGCAGGCGACCGCTGCGCCCTGAACCTGGCCGGCCCCGGTATCACGAAGGACGCCATCCAGCGCGGCGATATGGTCGTCGATGCGTTCCTGCACGCGCCGGCCGAGCGCATCGACGCGCGCCTGCGCCTTTTGCCCGGCGAAACCAAATCCATCGATGCGTGGTTCCCTGCCCGGCTGCACCATGCGGCGACCGAGGTCGGCATCCGCGTGGTGCCACTCGAAGGCCATGTCGTCGCGCCTGGCCAGGCGGCCGACGTGCAACTCGTCCTGGACCGCCCCATCGCGGCCGCGGTCGGTGACCGTTTCGTACTGCGCGACGTATCGGCACAGCGCACCATCGGTGGTGGCACCTTCATCGACCTGCGCGCACCCGCCCGCCAGCGACGTACGCCGGCGCGCGCGAAAGAACGCGCCGCCTGGGCGATCGACGACCCGGCGCGGAGCCTTGCCGCCCTACTCGATGCGCCGCCCTTCACCCGCGACCTGGCCGCCTTCGCACGCGACAGGAACCTCGCCAACGATGTGCTCGACCAGGCCGTGCAGTCGGTGCAGCCGGAAGTGTTCGTTGCCGCCGGCGAACGCGTCGCGCTGGGCCGCGCGCACTGGCAGCCATGGATCGCCGCGTTGCACGAACGACTCGCCGGTTTCCACGAAGCCCATCCGGACCGGCAGGGCCTACCGCGCGAAACGCTGCGCCGGAGCGTGCTGCCACGGTTACCGCCGCCGGCCTTCGCGCTGGCCTTGCAGCATCCGGACGTCGCCGCCGATGTGGTGCGCGACGGCGCCTTCGTCCGGCTGGCCAGCCACGCGGCCCGGGCCAGCGTCGAGGACGAAGCCGCCTGGGCCGCGATCGCGCCGTTGCTCGGCGGCGCGACGCGCTTCCGGCCACCGCGCGTGCGCGAGATCGCCGCGCTGCTTCGGCGGCCCGAGGCGGAGGTGCGCCAGCGGATGCAGTCCGCGGCACGCCGTGGGCTTGCCGACGAGGTGGCGCACGATCATTACTTCCTGCGCGAAACGATGCAGGAGATGATCGGCATCGCCGTCGAGATCGCGGCGACGACGGCAGATGGCCGCTTCACGGCCGCGCAATTCCGCGACCGCCTCGACAACGGCCGCAAGGTCGCGATCCAGGTGCTGGAGTGCCTCGACAGGCACGGTGTTATGCTCAATCGCGGCACGCTGCGCAGCATCCGCCGCGAGTACGTCGGCCTGTTCGATGGAAGAGAATCGTTCCCGGTGGGGCGTCCGGACTTCAAATCCGGGTGA
- the fdhE gene encoding formate dehydrogenase accessory protein FdhE gives MKQAELPPNAKWSGPSHAGVKSPDPIVLPVPARRFAATAARLDALATDHPLEAWLRFMAGLARAQHAVATDVVPHGDVAVDTVERLVEARLPPLAADGHPRHPSWLRGLRALLDASAVDGLPDAAAEAIAALRAADDLALERQADAFLRGQVAPADVAAAVYVAAALQVYFTASAARLDPASLRLLEQRNLCPCCGSPSVAGVVTASGLTPGTRYLHCSLCSTAWNHVRAVCITCGATRKTAVQGIEGDPGVVMAETCGECHTYSKLLYQLKDMQVDPVADDLASLGLDLLVAEAGFARHAPNPLLLVGDATEAVD, from the coding sequence GTGAAGCAAGCCGAACTACCCCCGAATGCGAAGTGGAGCGGACCCTCGCACGCGGGCGTGAAGTCGCCCGACCCGATCGTGTTGCCCGTTCCGGCGCGACGCTTTGCCGCCACGGCCGCCAGGCTCGATGCGCTTGCCACGGATCACCCGCTGGAAGCATGGCTGCGCTTCATGGCCGGGCTGGCACGGGCGCAACACGCCGTCGCGACCGATGTGGTGCCGCACGGCGACGTAGCCGTGGACACCGTGGAGCGGCTGGTCGAGGCACGCCTGCCGCCGCTCGCCGCCGACGGCCATCCGCGTCACCCGTCGTGGTTGCGGGGACTCCGCGCCCTATTGGATGCCTCCGCCGTCGACGGCCTGCCCGATGCCGCGGCCGAGGCCATCGCCGCGCTGCGGGCTGCCGACGACCTGGCACTCGAGCGGCAGGCCGATGCCTTCCTGCGTGGCCAGGTGGCGCCGGCCGACGTCGCCGCGGCGGTGTACGTCGCCGCCGCCTTGCAGGTCTATTTCACCGCGTCCGCCGCCCGCCTCGATCCGGCGTCGCTGCGCTTGCTGGAACAACGCAACCTGTGCCCGTGCTGCGGTTCACCCTCCGTGGCCGGCGTGGTCACGGCGTCCGGCCTGACCCCGGGCACGCGCTACCTGCACTGTTCGCTGTGCTCGACGGCCTGGAACCACGTGCGCGCCGTCTGCATCACCTGCGGCGCCACGCGGAAGACCGCCGTGCAAGGCATCGAAGGCGATCCCGGGGTGGTCATGGCCGAGACCTGCGGCGAATGCCACACCTACAGCAAGCTGCTCTACCAGCTGAAAGACATGCAGGTGGATCCGGTCGCGGACGACCTCGCCTCGCTCGGCCTTGACCTGCTGGTGGCCGAGGCCGGTTTCGCCCGTCACGCACCGAATCCGCTCCTGCTGGTCGGTGATGCGACGGAAGCGGTCGACTAG
- the selD gene encoding selenide, water dikinase SelD produces the protein MNVLSDRVRLTELAHGGGCGCKLAPSVLQTLLADKAPGMPFASLLVGTESSDDAAVWQVDDRTCVIATTDFFMPVVDDPFDFGRIAAANALSDVYAMGGKPIMALAILGMPLGKLDVDTVRAILAGGESICAQAGIPVAGGHSIDSAEPIYGLAAIGLCTPAQVRRNTGAQPGDALILTKAIGVGVYSAAFKKGALDRAGYDEMIASTTLLNRVGHVLAQDADVHAITDVTGFGLLGHAGEMARGSGVRLRIERERVPWLAQAEALIQTGFVTGASKRNWASYGDGVQLAEGLAPWQRDLLTDPQTSGGLLVACRATRADELRDMIEAQGYAQARVIGTVETGAPQVVVD, from the coding sequence ATGAATGTGCTTTCGGATCGCGTCAGGCTCACCGAACTGGCCCATGGCGGCGGCTGTGGCTGCAAGCTGGCACCTTCGGTGCTGCAGACACTGCTTGCCGACAAGGCGCCGGGCATGCCCTTCGCCTCGCTGCTGGTCGGCACCGAATCCAGCGACGATGCCGCGGTGTGGCAGGTGGACGATCGCACCTGCGTGATCGCCACGACGGATTTCTTCATGCCGGTGGTCGACGACCCGTTCGACTTCGGCCGGATCGCCGCCGCCAACGCGCTATCCGACGTCTACGCGATGGGCGGCAAGCCGATCATGGCGCTGGCGATCCTCGGCATGCCTTTGGGCAAGCTGGATGTCGATACCGTGCGCGCCATCCTCGCGGGCGGCGAGTCGATCTGCGCGCAGGCGGGGATTCCAGTCGCCGGAGGCCACTCGATCGATTCGGCCGAGCCGATCTACGGACTCGCCGCGATCGGCTTGTGCACGCCGGCGCAGGTGCGTCGCAACACCGGCGCGCAGCCCGGCGATGCGCTGATCCTGACCAAGGCGATCGGCGTGGGCGTGTATTCCGCCGCGTTCAAAAAGGGCGCCCTCGATCGTGCCGGTTACGACGAAATGATCGCATCGACCACGCTGCTCAATCGCGTGGGCCACGTGCTTGCCCAGGATGCGGACGTGCATGCGATCACCGACGTCACCGGCTTCGGCTTGCTCGGGCACGCTGGGGAAATGGCGCGTGGCAGTGGCGTGCGCCTGCGCATCGAACGCGAGCGCGTGCCCTGGCTCGCGCAGGCCGAAGCGCTCATCCAGACCGGGTTCGTCACCGGTGCCTCGAAGCGCAACTGGGCAAGCTACGGCGATGGCGTGCAACTGGCCGAAGGACTTGCCCCCTGGCAGCGTGATCTGTTGACCGACCCGCAGACCTCGGGTGGCCTGCTGGTAGCGTGCAGGGCGACGCGTGCCGACGAACTGCGCGACATGATCGAAGCCCAAGGTTATGCGCAGGCGCGCGTCATCGGGACCGTCGAAACCGGTGCCCCGCAGGTGGTCGTGGATTAG
- the fdxH gene encoding formate dehydrogenase subunit beta produces MSDLQSQDYIRRSATTMTPPKARSHEDQVAKLIDVSRCIGCKACQSACMEWNNLRPEIGHFEGSYENPNDLGPSVWTLMKFNEYENEQGNLEWLIRKDGCMHCEDPGCLKACPAPGAIVQYANGIVDFISENCIGCGYCVKGCPFDIPRISKTDHKSYKCTLCSDRVTVGLEPACVKACPTGAIMFGSKVDMIQQAEERIVDLNERGFAHAGLYNPAAVGGTHVMYVLHHADKPSLYSGLPDKPHISSFVTAWKGIAKPLAVAALAFAAIGAFFHWITIGPNEVTEEDEAEADEAIREARAEEELP; encoded by the coding sequence ATGTCCGACCTGCAATCGCAAGACTACATCCGGCGCTCCGCGACCACGATGACGCCGCCCAAGGCACGCAGCCACGAAGACCAGGTGGCCAAGCTGATCGACGTGAGCCGCTGCATCGGCTGCAAGGCCTGCCAGTCCGCGTGCATGGAATGGAACAACCTGCGCCCGGAGATCGGCCACTTCGAAGGCTCGTACGAGAACCCCAACGACCTCGGCCCCAGCGTCTGGACGTTGATGAAGTTCAACGAGTATGAGAACGAACAGGGCAACCTCGAGTGGCTGATCCGCAAGGACGGCTGCATGCACTGCGAAGATCCCGGCTGCCTGAAGGCCTGCCCGGCTCCGGGCGCGATCGTGCAGTACGCCAACGGCATCGTCGACTTCATCAGCGAGAACTGCATCGGCTGCGGCTATTGCGTGAAGGGTTGCCCGTTCGACATCCCGCGGATCAGCAAGACCGACCACAAGTCGTACAAGTGCACGCTGTGCTCCGACCGCGTCACCGTCGGCCTGGAGCCCGCCTGCGTCAAGGCCTGCCCGACCGGGGCGATCATGTTCGGCTCGAAGGTCGACATGATCCAGCAGGCCGAGGAGCGCATCGTCGATCTCAACGAGCGCGGCTTCGCCCATGCCGGCCTGTACAACCCGGCGGCCGTCGGTGGCACCCACGTGATGTACGTGCTGCACCACGCGGACAAGCCCTCGCTGTATTCGGGGCTGCCGGACAAGCCCCATATCAGCAGCTTCGTGACGGCATGGAAAGGCATCGCCAAGCCACTCGCCGTCGCGGCACTGGCCTTTGCCGCGATCGGGGCGTTCTTCCACTGGATCACCATCGGCCCGAACGAAGTGACCGAGGAAGACGAGGCCGAAGCCGACGAGGCGATCCGCGAAGCACGCGCGGAGGAGGAACTGCCATGA